From Coprothermobacter sp., one genomic window encodes:
- a CDS encoding aminoacetone oxidase family FAD-binding enzyme, translated as METRAEVCVIGGGAAGMLAALSAARHLKASGHDGSVLILERNRVLGRKLAITGKGRANVTNARSVGEFVQAFGPSGRFLYPAFDSFFSDDLVALFAEAGLQLKTERGGRVFPVTDKAQDVVQALGLLLVRNGVDVRYSARVRSMDSGSGDWKIGLESGGSVRCRAVVVATGGKSYPGTGSTGDGYELLERVGHHPGRLLPGLVSLHCPEKWLRELAGASLEGVAVEAWVGPQLLARRQGEVMITDRGIGGPAVLSLSLAVTPALAESKAVLLCMDLRPEKTLDQELHDIEACGNADEILVYVSRFLPRRMALELMRVWGIEAKGRTPLPKKTLAVVARSIKGVELRCTGADPLASAIITQGGVALREVDPRSMGSRLVPGLFIAGELLDLQAVTGGYNLQAAFSTGFLAGRCAAEYVAKSPNDSRL; from the coding sequence ATGGAAACAAGAGCTGAGGTCTGTGTCATAGGTGGTGGTGCTGCCGGCATGCTGGCGGCATTGTCTGCTGCAAGGCACCTCAAAGCCTCTGGCCATGATGGCTCAGTCCTCATCCTCGAACGGAATCGGGTGCTCGGCAGGAAGCTGGCGATCACGGGCAAGGGCAGGGCAAACGTGACAAATGCGCGTTCAGTCGGCGAGTTTGTCCAGGCCTTCGGCCCTTCCGGCCGATTCCTCTACCCGGCGTTCGATTCCTTTTTCTCGGATGACCTTGTCGCCCTCTTCGCCGAAGCCGGCCTGCAACTCAAGACCGAGCGGGGTGGCCGAGTGTTCCCTGTGACGGATAAGGCGCAGGACGTCGTCCAGGCTCTCGGGCTGCTTCTCGTGCGAAATGGCGTCGATGTTCGCTACTCGGCTCGCGTCCGAAGCATGGATTCTGGGTCCGGCGACTGGAAGATCGGTCTGGAGTCTGGTGGGTCCGTCCGCTGCCGGGCGGTGGTCGTGGCCACGGGTGGAAAATCCTACCCTGGTACAGGGTCGACAGGAGACGGCTATGAGCTTCTTGAGCGCGTGGGCCATCACCCCGGTCGCCTGCTTCCTGGCCTGGTTTCCCTGCACTGTCCCGAGAAGTGGTTGAGAGAACTTGCGGGGGCCTCGCTCGAAGGCGTCGCTGTCGAGGCATGGGTTGGTCCTCAGCTGCTGGCTCGAAGGCAGGGAGAAGTCATGATAACGGACCGAGGGATCGGAGGGCCAGCCGTCCTGTCGCTGAGTCTGGCCGTCACACCGGCCCTTGCCGAGAGCAAGGCTGTCCTTCTGTGCATGGACCTGCGGCCCGAGAAGACGTTGGATCAGGAGCTTCACGACATCGAGGCTTGCGGAAATGCTGATGAGATCCTGGTGTATGTCTCGAGGTTCCTTCCGAGGCGGATGGCTCTTGAGCTGATGCGCGTGTGGGGCATCGAAGCAAAGGGCAGGACGCCATTGCCGAAGAAAACACTTGCTGTGGTGGCCAGATCAATCAAGGGCGTGGAGCTGAGATGCACAGGTGCCGACCCTCTCGCCTCCGCGATCATCACGCAGGGGGGTGTTGCTCTACGGGAGGTCGACCCGCGATCCATGGGATCGAGACTCGTCCCCGGATTGTTCATTGCCGGCGAGCTCCTGGACCTGCAGGCCGTCACCGGTGGCTACAATTTGCAGGCAGCTTTCTCGACCGGATTTCTGGCCGGAAGGTGTGCAGCCGAATACGTTGCCAAATCACCAAATGACAGTAGACTTTAG